The DNA window GTGCCGAGCGCGGAGTTCCGAGTGCGGAGCGCGAGTGCGGACGCCGGGCCGGCTGGGCGACCGGCGGAGGTGGATCGTGGTCGCCGCGGGGCCGAGCCGTAGCTGAGGCCTGTGATCAAGGCCCTGTTGCCTATGTGAGCTACGGCTCGCGTCCCCGAGCCGTAGACCAGGCCTGTGATCAAGGGCTTGTCGCCTGTGTGAGCTACGGCTCGCAGGGCCGGGCGGCGGGATGCCTGCGTGGGCTACGGCTCGGGGCGGCGGGATGCCTGCGTGAGCTACGGCTCGCGGGGGAGGGCTCCCTTCTGCTCCACCCGGGGGCTCCACTTTGCTCCACGATTGCGGTCAAGGGCGGGCTCCCACAGTTTGAACAGGGAGTTATCGGACCTGCTGGGGGCGATGTCGGAAACGAGACTCCGTCGATCATGGCTTGGCCCTCCACTTGGGGGCACCACCGTTGAACAGGCAATACGTCCGCGAAAAGGCCTCGCGAGCGGCTCCATTCGGGTTGCAGGTGGAGGGAAGTGGAGTAGAGTGGGGCGCAGTGGCAGGACCGAGGAAACGAACCGGGACTGCCGGCCCGAGTTGACAGGCGGGACCGCTCCACCGCGAAGGAGCGCGACGCCACGGCAAGGGGGGTTGGCCGATGTTCCTCGGCACGCACACCCCGCGCCTGGACGAGAAGGGCCGGTTGATCCTCCCGGCGAAGTTCCGTGATGAGCTGGCGGGAGGTGTCGTGATCACGAAGGGGCAGGAGCGCTGTCTGTACGTGTTCCCGATGCCGGAGTTCCAGCGCATCGCCGGTCAGCTCCGTGAGGCGCCGGTGACGAACAAGGCCGCCCGGGCTTACAGCCGGGTGTTCTTCGCCAGCGCGCACGACGAGGTGCCCGACAAGCAGGGCCGGGTGACCATCCCGGCGCACTTGCGGGAGTACGCGAGTCTCGGCCGCGACCTCGTGGTGATCGGGGCGAGCACCCGTGTCGAGGTCTGGGACAAGCAGGCCTGGGACGACTACCTCACGGCGAGCGAGGAAGAGTTCGCCGACATCGAGGAGGGGGTGCTGCCCGGCGGACTGTAAGGCGTGGCACCTCGGTGGCCGCAACGCGGCCCGGACGCCACTGCCGCCGTACTGCGAGATCTCCAGCCGCTCCCGCTCCTGGCGCCTCTTCCCCGGCGCCAGGCGCGTGTCCGGGGCCGGCCGTCCCGCCTATGGGACAGCCCGGCACGGGACACGAGCGGATGGGGATCTGGCGGTACGGACGGGCGGCCGGGTCGGTACGGCGAACGAGCAACACCTGGGTGAGACGCGAACGGGCAGGCAATGGGGGTCGTAATGGGGGAGCCGCGAGGCACACACGTGCCGGTGCTGCTCGAGCGCTGTCTTGAGCTGCTCGCTCCCGGACTGCAGTTGCCGGGCGCCGTCCACGTCGACTTCACGCTGGGTCTCGGCGGGCACGCCGAGGCGGTCCTCGAGCGGTACCCGGACGTCGTCCTGGTCGGCCTCGACCGGGACACCGAGGCGCTCGCTCATGCGCGGCACCGGCTGGCCCGGTTCGCCGGGCGGACCCATCTGGTGCACGCGGTCTACGACGAGTTGCCGAGAGTTCTGGCCGAGCTCGGCATCCCGGCGATCCACAGCGGACTGTTCGACCTCGGTGTCTCCTCGCTGCAGCTGGACGAGGCGGACCGCGGTTTCGCGTACGCGCAGGACGCTCCTCTGGACATGCGGATGGACCAGTCCCGCGGCGTGACGGCCGAGGAAGTGGTCAACGGGTACGAGCCGGGCGAGCTGGTCCGGATTCTCCGGCAGTACGGCGAGGAGAAGTTCGCGCCGCGGGTCGTCTCGGCGATCGTGCGCGAGCGGGCGAAAGCCCGGATCACCTCGACGGCGCGGCTGGCGGAGCTGATCAAGGAAGCGATCCCGGCCGCCGCGCGCCGAACGGGTGGAAATCCCGCAAAAAGAACCTTCCAGGCACTACGCATTGAGGTCAACGCCGAACTGGACGCTCTCGAGGGTGCGGTTCCGGCGGCTTTGGATGCGTTGGCGCCTAAGGGGCGACTTGTGGTGATGAGTTATCAATCACTCGAGGACAAAATCGTGAAGCGTGCGCTCGCTGAGAGGGCACGTAGCACCGGGCCGATCGACCTTCCGGTCGAGCTGCCCGGCACCGGTCCGACGCTGCGGCTGCTCACCCGGGGGTCCGAGCTGCCCAGCGAGGCGGAGGTGACGGCCAACCCGAGGGCAGCCTCGGTGAAGCTGCGGGCGGTGGAACGGATCGACGAGCAGGAACAGGGGCGTCAGTACAACCAGGCACCGGTGAGCCGCCGCGAACGGCCCCGGATGGCTGGGCCTGCGCCCCGGGAACAGCAGTAACCCCGGGGTTGAAACGCGCGGGGGACAGGGGCGGTTACGCCCGGGGGCGAAAAGAAGAGGGGGAGGGATGAGCATGAGTGAGCGAGTCGACGCGCCGCGGTCGGGGGACCGTGCCGCGCCGCGTGACACCAAGGGAACTGGCGCCCGGGGGGTGCGCCAGTCCTCCGGCCGGCCCGACACGCGCCGCTCAGGGATGGGGCGGACCAGCGAATCGGACGGCACGGCTGCCCTGGCGCTCGAGGTGACCGACCTTTCGGTCACCGCCGGCGAGCCGATCGCCGCCGGCCGTCCTCGGCTGTGGGTGGCGCCGCCGCTGCCGATCCGGGCGCCGCGGGTGACGTTCGCCGCGTCGGTGATCGCCGTGGTGCTCGTGGGTGTGCTCGGCATCCTCTTGATCAACACGAAGACGATGGAGCAGTCCTTCAAGCTCGACGCGCTGCAGAAGGAGCAGTCCGCTCTGGACAAGCAGCAGCAGGGCCTGGAGCAGCAGCTCATCCAGGCGTCCAACCCGGGCAACCTGCACGCCGCCGCGCGCCGGCTCGGGCTGGTCATGGCCGAGTCGCCGGCGATGATCCGGCTTCCGGACGGCAAGATCAGCCGGATTCCGACGCCGGGCCGGGGACAGCCGGGCGTGACCGCGCAGAGCGGTCTGGACAACGCCGGTACGCCGTCCACGGGCGCCGGGCGGTAACCGACGTGTCGCCGCGAGACGACGAGACACCGCGCCGGGGTACTCAGCCCCGGCGCGGTTCGTCACGTGACCTGCCCAGCGACGAGCCTGAGGAGGCCACCGGACGCCGCGGGCGGTCCAGCATCTCCGACGCGCGGGCCTACACGCCGCGCGGGCGGACCGTGGCCGAGCGGGGACGGCTGCCGCGCTCCGGGCGGACCACTGATCCGTTCCGGCCGGCTCTGCAGGTTCTCGACGGCGGCGACACGGCGCCGCGCGCCCGCGGCCGGAACCAGGGTGCTCGCGAAGCCGACGAGGACGGGACGGACGCCCGCCGGAGCCAGCGGGAGCCGGCTGCACCCCGTACCAAGTCGGCACCCCGTACCAAGAAGGAACCGGAAGCGGCGCCGCGGCGCCGGCAACCCACCCGGCCGGAGAAACGTCCGGAGCGCAAGCCCGAGAAGGCCCGGCGGCCGGAGAAGCGGGTGCCGGCGGAACCGCCGAAGCTCGCGAACAGCACCCGGCGGCTGCGGCTGGGCACCGTCCTCGCGCTCTCGCTCTTCGTGATGATCGGGGTGCGCCTGGTCGTGCTGCAGGTCGCGACGTCGCCGGACGAGGCCGCGAGCCTGCTCGAGCTGCGCGAGCGCCGGCTGAGCACGGTCGAGCTGCCGGCGCCGCGCGGCAGCATCCTGGACCGGTCCGGGGCGGTTCTGGCGCACAGCGTCGAGGCGCGGTACGTCTACGTGGACCCGGAGAACGCGAACCTGCAGAAGGACGTTCCGGGCACCGCGGCCAAGCTGGCGCCGCTGCTGCGGATTCAGCAGTCCAAGCTGATCGAGCTGATGCAGCGCAAGCAGTCGCTGGGCCGGTGGCTGAAGTTCCGTTACCTGGCGCGCGGTGTCGACGTGGCGGTCGCCGACAAGATCGAGGCGATGCGGCTGCCCGGCATCTACACGCACACCGACGAGCGGCGTGACGTGCCCGGCAAGGACCTCGCGGCAAACCTGATCGGCTTCACCGGCGACGACCACCACGGCCTGGAAGGCCTGGAGGCGCGCTACGACGAGCTGCTGCACGGCACCGACGGCAAGCGGGTCTTCGAGGTCGGCAAGGGCAGCCTGGGCGCGCCGATCCCGGGCGGGTACGAGCGGTACACCGCCGCCCAGCCGGGCAACTCGCTGCAGCTCACCATCGACCGCTACGTGCAGTACGAGGTTCAGCGGATCCTCGACGCCCAGGCGGAGAAGAACAAGGCGACGGTGGCCGGAGCGGTGGTGCTCGACGCCCGTACCGGCGAGGTTCTCGCGCAGGCCAGCTACCCGGCCTACAACGCCGCGAAGCCGGAGGCCTACGACGCCCAGGAGCGGATCGACGTGCCGACCAGCGTCGTCACCGACCCCGGCTCCAGCCACAAGGCGTTCATCTTCGGCGCGGCCCTGCAGGAGGGCCTGATCAAGCCGGACTCCACGCTCACCATCGGGCCGGCCCTGGAGCGGGGTGGCGAGGCGTTCAAGGACACCCACCCGCAGCCCAAGGGCACCGAGATGACGATGCCGGGCCTGCTGGCGTACTCCTCCAACGTCGGGACGATCCTGATCGGGGAGAAGCTCGGCAAGGAGAAGATCTACGAGTACCAGCAGAAGTTCGGCCTCGGCCAGGCCACCGGTGAGGGCATGCCGGGTGAGGCCGAGGGGATGCTGCTGAAGCCGGAGGACTGGAGCGGCTCGGCGCCGGGCTCGGTGCCGATCGGGCACAGCGTCTCGGCGACCCTGATCCAGATGGCGGCGGCCTACGGGGCGATCGCGAACGACGGCACCTACATCCAGCCGCACCTGATCAAGTCGACCATCTCCGGGGCCGACGGCAAGGTCACCCCGGCCGCCGAGCCGAAGACCCACAAGGTGCTCGAACCGGCCGTCGCCTCGCAGCTGCGGACGATGATGGAGGCCGTGGTCGACGCGAAGGGCGGCACCGGTGGGGCGGCCGCTGTCACCGGGTACCGGGTGGCCGGCAAGACCGGCACCGGCAAGATGCTGATCGACGGGCAGTACACCAGCCACAACGCCAGCTCGTTCATCGGCATGGCGCCCGCCGAGGACCCGCGGTACGTGATCGCGGTCTCGATGGACGTCGCCACCGGCGGCGGCGGCGACGTGGCCGCGCCGGCCTTCAGCGAGATGATGTCCTACACACTGCTCCATTACTTTGTGCCACCGTCCGGTACGAAGCCACCGACCTTCAAGATCCATCCATGAACTCCGGCCGCATGGCGTTGACGAGAACCTGTGCGGCACGGGGTAGGGTCTGACGCCGTGTCCGGCATTCCCCGACCCATGAACGTCGCGCCGTACCCGTTGAGGCAGCTCGCTGAGTTGCTGAGCACGGAACCGGCGGGCGCTGACATCGATGTCACTGGGGTCACTCACAGTAGTGGGGCAGTACGCCCCGGCGACCTGTACGCGGCTCTGCCCGGTGCGAACCGGCACGGCGCGGAGTTCATCCCGGCGGCGGTCCAGGCCGGCGCCGTGGCGGTGCTCACCAACCCGGCGGGACGGCAGGCGGCGGCCGACGCCGGGCTGCCGGTGCTCGTCGTCGACGACCCGCGGGCGGTGCTCGGCGCGGTCGCGGCAGCGATCTACGGCGAGCCGTCGCGGCGGCTCACCATGATCGGCATAACCGGCACCGCGGGCAAGACCTCCACGTCGTACCTGGTGGAGGCGGGACTGCGGGCGGCCGGGC is part of the Actinoplanes missouriensis 431 genome and encodes:
- the mraZ gene encoding division/cell wall cluster transcriptional repressor MraZ; translated protein: MFLGTHTPRLDEKGRLILPAKFRDELAGGVVITKGQERCLYVFPMPEFQRIAGQLREAPVTNKAARAYSRVFFASAHDEVPDKQGRVTIPAHLREYASLGRDLVVIGASTRVEVWDKQAWDDYLTASEEEFADIEEGVLPGGL
- the rsmH gene encoding 16S rRNA (cytosine(1402)-N(4))-methyltransferase RsmH, with translation MGEPRGTHVPVLLERCLELLAPGLQLPGAVHVDFTLGLGGHAEAVLERYPDVVLVGLDRDTEALAHARHRLARFAGRTHLVHAVYDELPRVLAELGIPAIHSGLFDLGVSSLQLDEADRGFAYAQDAPLDMRMDQSRGVTAEEVVNGYEPGELVRILRQYGEEKFAPRVVSAIVRERAKARITSTARLAELIKEAIPAAARRTGGNPAKRTFQALRIEVNAELDALEGAVPAALDALAPKGRLVVMSYQSLEDKIVKRALAERARSTGPIDLPVELPGTGPTLRLLTRGSELPSEAEVTANPRAASVKLRAVERIDEQEQGRQYNQAPVSRRERPRMAGPAPREQQ
- a CDS encoding peptidoglycan D,D-transpeptidase FtsI family protein, with translation MSPRDDETPRRGTQPRRGSSRDLPSDEPEEATGRRGRSSISDARAYTPRGRTVAERGRLPRSGRTTDPFRPALQVLDGGDTAPRARGRNQGAREADEDGTDARRSQREPAAPRTKSAPRTKKEPEAAPRRRQPTRPEKRPERKPEKARRPEKRVPAEPPKLANSTRRLRLGTVLALSLFVMIGVRLVVLQVATSPDEAASLLELRERRLSTVELPAPRGSILDRSGAVLAHSVEARYVYVDPENANLQKDVPGTAAKLAPLLRIQQSKLIELMQRKQSLGRWLKFRYLARGVDVAVADKIEAMRLPGIYTHTDERRDVPGKDLAANLIGFTGDDHHGLEGLEARYDELLHGTDGKRVFEVGKGSLGAPIPGGYERYTAAQPGNSLQLTIDRYVQYEVQRILDAQAEKNKATVAGAVVLDARTGEVLAQASYPAYNAAKPEAYDAQERIDVPTSVVTDPGSSHKAFIFGAALQEGLIKPDSTLTIGPALERGGEAFKDTHPQPKGTEMTMPGLLAYSSNVGTILIGEKLGKEKIYEYQQKFGLGQATGEGMPGEAEGMLLKPEDWSGSAPGSVPIGHSVSATLIQMAAAYGAIANDGTYIQPHLIKSTISGADGKVTPAAEPKTHKVLEPAVASQLRTMMEAVVDAKGGTGGAAAVTGYRVAGKTGTGKMLIDGQYTSHNASSFIGMAPAEDPRYVIAVSMDVATGGGGDVAAPAFSEMMSYTLLHYFVPPSGTKPPTFKIHP